One Arachis duranensis cultivar V14167 unplaced genomic scaffold, aradu.V14167.gnm2.J7QH unplaced_Scaffold_232525, whole genome shotgun sequence DNA segment encodes these proteins:
- the LOC127744150 gene encoding uncharacterized GPI-anchored protein At4g28100-like, with translation MQSFTPIILFFITSSLPLLASSTTVPSFPLQPDTQICHLDLSDELFGGVNQACAGDTLDRSRCCPVLAAWLFAAHARSALELPPSPPPASAGDLPMMPDDDSQKCVETLQESLKNRSVLIPQPNASCDAITCFCGIRLHRISSLSCPAAFNFSGGSSHGGGLVPTSAVVNLEKNCQNSSYAGCTKCLSSLQKLKGKNKEKDERGRKMLKRDCQLMGLTWLLRKNKTAYIPTVSAVLRAIMYSAHPHQSKCSPDQENMPLAVDSLQLEKDHASYHPVKLFWILVLNIVVTIVLIISV, from the exons ATGCAATCATTCACTCCCAtcattctcttcttcatcaCTTCTTCACTACCGCTTCTCGCTTCCTCCACCACCGTCCCTTCATTCCCCCTTCAACCTGACACCCAAATCTGCCACCTCGACCTCTCCGACGAACTCTTCGGCGGCGTCAACCAAGCCTGCGCCGGCGACACCCTCGACCGCAGCCGCTGCTGCCCTGTTCTCGCCGCCTGGCTCTTCGCCGCTCACGCCAGGTCCGCTCTCGAGCTTCCCCCCTCTCCTCCTCCGGCCTCGGCCGGAGACCTACCCATGATGCCGGACGACGACTCTCAGAAGTGCGTGGAGACGCTGCAGGAGTCACTGAAGAACAGGAGCGTGTTGATTCCGCAACCAAACGCGAGTTGCGACGCCATAACGTGCTTCTGCGGTATCAGGCTTCACCGGATAAGCTCGTTGAGTTGCCCGGCGGCGTTTAACTTTTCCGGTGGAAGCAGTCACGGTGGTGGTCTTGTCCCTACCTCTGCTGTTGTCAACTTGGAGAAGAATTGCCAAAACTCTTCCTACGCTGGTTGCACCAAATGCCTTTCTTCCCTTCAAAAG TTAAAAGGGAAGAATAAGGAGAAGGATGAGAGGGGGCGGAAGATGTTGAAGCGAGACTGCCAGCTAATGGGTCTGACGTGGCTGCTGAGGAAGAACAAAACCGCATACATACCAACGGTGTCTGCGGTGTTGCGCGCCATCATGTACAGTGCTCATCCGCACCAATCAAAATGCAGCCCTGATCAGGAAAACATGCCCTTGGCCGTTGATTCCCTCCAACTAGAAAAGGACCACGCCTCATATCACCCCGTGAAACTATTTTGGATACTCGTACTTAATATTGTTGTAACCATCGTCCTCATTATCTCAGTTTGA